The window TACGTGATGAGAAAAACAAGAAAGTTCGATTTAATTTTAATCGATTTATTTATTGATGATAAAGTGCCGGGAAAATTTTTATCGAGAGAATTCTGGAAAGCCATTGCCGGAAAAACGGCTGAGAAAGGGAAAATTATTTTTAATGCTTTTGAAGATGAAAATAAGCTGGCTGTCATTCGGGAAGAGCTGGAATCCGCAGGATTGGCCGTGCAATTCTTCCCAAAAATCAATGGTTCCAACATGATGGTATACGGCGAACGAAAATCAAATGATGAAAGGAATTCGTAAAATACATCATATCGCTATCATCTGTTCCGATTATGAGCGGTCGAAGAAATTCTATACTGAAGTACTCGGCCTGGAAATCATTCGCGAGCTTTATCGTACAGCACGTAATTCCCATAAACTCGATCTGGCATTAAATGGTGAATACATCATTGAACTCTTCTCATTTCCCGATCCGCCACCTCGCTTAAGCAGACCGGAAGCATGTGGATTGAGACACCTGAGTTTTGAAGTAGAGAATCTGGATGAGATGATAGCGCGTTTGAATAATTTGCAAATCCCCACCGAACCCATTCGAACAGATGACTTCACCGGAAAACGTTTCACCTTTTTTCAGGATCCGGACCAGTTGCCAGTAGAGCTGTATGAGGGCGAATTCAATTGATGAATTAATGAGTTTAGGAGTTTATAAATGTTTTGGAATGAGTTGAAGTGTTGTTTAGCGTTATGAGAAATCTTGAAAGCCTTAATTTCATGCTAAATATCATCAATCCTCTGGAACATCTCAGTGAAACCTGGTAAAAGTGAACTTTGTGACTCTATACTTACCTGAAGGTTCAATCAGTAGGTTTAAAATCATCTTCTTTATCAGAAACAATCAAATTACTTATTTTCCGAAACAAATTTACCTCAAAAATATTTTCCTCCAAATGATCATTTTTATACTAATTTCGTAACACTATTTATTAACTTATGTCCTCAAAAGGCTTAAAAATAACAGGTGCATTATTGGCTTTAATATTTAGCATCGCGATCTCCTTGAGCAATGCGAACTTTAAGGTACTTGGATTTGCTGATGCTGCAGAATTTGCACTATTGAGTGACCTGGCAGGCATTGCTCATGCTCCCGGATTTCCGGCGTATATTCTTCTCTCGAAACTTTTTTCAATGCTTCTATCTCTCTCTGGAATTGAACATATTGCCACCCTTGTTATTTTCAGTGCTGTTTGCATGGGCTTCGCTTCCCTTCTGCTCTACCATTCTGCCCTTCTTTTACTTAAACATTCTTTCAATGAGTTGGGTGAGTTACAAAAAGTGATGATAGCTGCATGTACTGCTATTGTTCCTTTAACCGGAACTACACTCTGGCACTGGTCGCATTCCGTGGAAGTGTATAGTTTGCAGGTGTTGTTGATGAGTATGGTGTTTTATGGTCTTTGCCTTCGGGAAGACGGGAAAAGAAATCAAGGATTGCAATGGGCAGCGATCGGTTTTGGACTGGGATTGGCCAATCATCATTTGACGATGCTGATGTTCGCGCCATTTCTACTTCTACTTTGGCCGGAAGGATGGCTCGTGAAAAAAATAGTCTCGAAAAAAAAACCTGTTTCTTCAAAAGTCAATTGGAAGGAGCTTATCGGGAAGGAGGCAAAACATTTTGGAATTATCGTTGGTGCAGTTCTCCTCCTCTTTTACGGATGGATGTACTTCAGAGCAGGTTCGGTGTTGCCTTATGCTTTCGGTAGTCCGGATACGTTAGATCGGCTCCTGTATCATCTCAGCGGCGGTGCATGGATAAAAAACACGCAGGCTGCAGTAAAAGGCATTGTCGGAATGCGATTGCCCTATTTCCTGCGCATCAGCTTTGAACAATTTTTCCTTTGCATCGTTTTCCTAGTATTGGGAGTCATCTACCTCATCGCTTCGAAGCGTCATCGCCTCTGGGTGGCCATGGTATTTTACTTTATATTTCTATTTATCTACCAACTTCGTATCGACCAAACCGCCGATACTGACGCCTATCTCTGCACCCCGTTTTTCCTGCTCAGCACCCTACTTCCATTCGGCATGGCCCGCCTTTGCACCTGGTATAAACATATCTATTTTGCACTTCCGCTGTTTGTACTGGCTCAGTTTTTCGTTCACTTCGACAAAACCGATCTCCGCGATTTTGATCTCAGCACTGCATTGCTGCGCGACCTCG of the Bacteroidota bacterium genome contains:
- a CDS encoding VOC family protein, with protein sequence MKGIRKIHHIAIICSDYERSKKFYTEVLGLEIIRELYRTARNSHKLDLALNGEYIIELFSFPDPPPRLSRPEACGLRHLSFEVENLDEMIARLNNLQIPTEPIRTDDFTGKRFTFFQDPDQLPVELYEGEFN
- a CDS encoding DUF2723 domain-containing protein; the protein is MSSKGLKITGALLALIFSIAISLSNANFKVLGFADAAEFALLSDLAGIAHAPGFPAYILLSKLFSMLLSLSGIEHIATLVIFSAVCMGFASLLLYHSALLLLKHSFNELGELQKVMIAACTAIVPLTGTTLWHWSHSVEVYSLQVLLMSMVFYGLCLREDGKRNQGLQWAAIGFGLGLANHHLTMLMFAPFLLLLWPEGWLVKKIVSKKKPVSSKVNWKELIGKEAKHFGIIVGAVLLLFYGWMYFRAGSVLPYAFGSPDTLDRLLYHLSGGAWIKNTQAAVKGIVGMRLPYFLRISFEQFFLCIVFLVLGVIYLIASKRHRLWVAMVFYFIFLFIYQLRIDQTADTDAYLCTPFFLLSTLLPFGMARLCTWYKHIYFALPLFVLAQFFVHFDKTDLRDFDLSTALLRDLDQSAQKGSVVLIADWTNIINYNYARIHDGFREDLCVLNYDLKFTHHDLFRRNYPEIYKEISVSYDRYITLLGQYHPEEIYNTGCTLDQPDLIASYLDLIRSLQNYCKNKNVPFIADPKAYVFLSQQGVFPVAHISGSYVSDRPGIGNDEFLKLEHQWLNNKHVKMDPSASDKLVDLEAALDFQRRYWQQLNDLPRAEKAEGKYREIKRMQNQMKKKMKFLFRPA